In Xyrauchen texanus isolate HMW12.3.18 chromosome 13, RBS_HiC_50CHRs, whole genome shotgun sequence, a single genomic region encodes these proteins:
- the LOC127654160 gene encoding U6 snRNA-associated Sm-like protein LSm2, translating into MLFYSFFKSLVGKDVVVELKNDLSICGTLHSVDQYLNIKMTDISVTDPEKYPHMLSVKNCFIRGSVVRYVQLPADEVDTQLLQDAARKEAMQQKQ; encoded by the exons ATG CTATTCTACTCGTTTTTCAAGTCTTTGGTCGGCAAAGATGTTGTGGTGGAGCTTAAGAATGACTTGAG CATATGTGGAACATTACACTCAGTAGATCAG TATCTGAACATCAAAATGACAGATATCAGTGTCACTGATCCAGAGAAATATCCACACATG TTGTCAGTAAAAAACTGCTTCATCCGTGGATCAGTGGTGCGgtatgttcagcttcctgcagatGAGGTGGACACACAGCTGTTACAGGATGCTGCACGCAAAGAGGCTATGCAACAGAAGCAATGA
- the LOC127654257 gene encoding B-cell lymphoma 6 protein homolog isoform X2 yields the protein MCTQILTLSTTAQQMLLLCQGMNGSREDVPAPPTWSHKQSYPDLEKMACAADSCIQFTRHASDVLLNLNRLRSRDILTDVTIMVNRQQFRAHKTVLMACSGLFYSIFTDSHKCNLNAISLDPKVDPEGFAILLEFMYTSRLALKESLIMAIMNTAIYLQMDHVVDTCHRFIKSSDSSIKLPREDFLVSPLLLPQDVHSYRHHEVVDNISGRAATFRDGRPYGVCMFNGVNSPNSSYLYGQFPMQGFPFPFCKLTDSKNTFSDYSKGGIIHHKHCSPADGNNPVLADFTRNTTSGSANACHTGLYSSRELGRDEEMKREMLEGVVQSIGMSFRKHGFSSLAQEQQRETGKEQSFIAEEHLSHQHYSMGMSSNGRKGLMSSPQSPLKSDCQPNSPTESSSSKNAALTQASQPLSSQGTQDPKARNWKKYKFIVLNQSSKEEETSPQNPGMHSPQRPVLSGFLPHTDPEHPDLKATTKISDQGEDFAVPQASRLNNIINRTLEGSQRNSDRRSSLYISHLKCSSCGSQSPQHSDVCPNTPASHLAEEMSEMHSEYSDSSCENGTYFCNECDLKFAEEEALKRHTLQIHSDKPYKCDRCQAAFRYKGNLASHKTVHTGEKPYRCNICGAQFNRPANLKTHTRIHSGEKPYKCETCGARFVQVAHLRAHVLIHTGEKPYPCEICGTRFRHLQTLKSHLRIHTGEKPYHCEKCNLHFRHKSQLRLHLRQKHGAITNTKIQYRMSSTELPRDLTKAC from the exons ATGTGCACTCAAATTCTTACCCTTTCCACCACAGCCCAACAGATGCTCCTCCTGTGTCAGGGTATGAATGGCTCAAGGGAGGATGTACCAGCTCCCCCCACCTGGAGCCACAAACAAAGTTATCCAG ATCTCGAAAAAATGGCTTGTGCAGCCGACAGCTGCATCCAATTCACGCGTCACGCAAGTGATGTTCTGCTCAACCTGAACCGACTGCGCAGCAGAGATATCCTCACAGATGTAACGATTATGGTCAACAGACAACAGTTTAGAGCACACAAAACCGTCCTTATGGCATGCAG TGGGCTCTTTTACTCAATCTTCACAGACTCACACAAATGTAACCTGAATGCCATCAGTCTGGACCCGAAGGTTGACCCAGAGGGTTTTGCAATACTTCTGGAGTTTATGTACACTTCACGTCTCGCATTGAAGGAGAGCCTCATCATGGCCATCATGAACACCGCCATCTACTTACAGATGGACCACGTTGTTGACACCTGCCACAGATTCATAAAGTCCAG TGACTCCTCCATCAAACTGCCCAGAGAGGATTTTCTGGTCAGCCCTCTGCTTTTACCTCAAGATGTTCACAGTTACAGACACCATGAGGTGGTGGATAACATATCTGGACGGGCAGCAACTTTCAGAGATGGGAGACCCTATGGTGTCTGCATGTTTAATGGAGTCAATTCTCCTAACAGCTCATACCTTTATGGCCAGTTTCCAATGCAaggttttccctttcctttttgCAAGCTGACAGACTCCAAAAACACTTTCTCAGACTACTCAAAGGGAGGTATCATCCATCACAAACACTGCTCACCTGCTGACGGAAATAACCCTGTGCTAGCTGACTTCACCCGCAACACCACCAGTGGAAGTGCCAATGCTTGCCACACAGGCTTATACTCCTCGAGAGAGCTTGGAAGAGATGAGGAAATGAAGCGGGAGATGTTGGAGGGAGTTGTCCAATCAATCGGCATGAGCTTCAGAAAACACGGCTTTAGCAGCCTGGCCCAGGAGCAGCAAAGGGAGACTGGAAAAGAGCAGAGTTTCATAGCTGAGGAACATTTGAGCCACCAACACTACTCTATGGGCATGTCCTCCAATGGTCGCAAAGGCCTGATGAGCAGCCCCCAGAGTCCGCTCAAATCAGACTGTCAGCCAAATTCTCCTACAGAGTCCAGCAGCAGCAAAAACGCTGCACTCACGCAGGCCTCGCAACCTCTGAGCTCTCAAGGTACACAAGACCCTAAAGCTCGCAACTGGAAGAAATATAAGTTCATTGTGCTCAATCAGAGCTCCAAGGAAGAGGAGACCAGTCCACAAAATCCTGGAATGCACTCCCCGCAGAGGCCAGTCTTGTCTGGTTTCCTTCCCCATACTGACCCTGAACATCCAGACTTAAAGGCAACAACAAAGATTAGCGATCAAGGCGAGGACTTCGCTGTGCCTCAGGCCAGTCGCCTCAATAACATTATCAACAG AACTCTGGAGGGATCACAGAGGAACAGTGACAGACGCTCTTCTCTGTATATCAGCCACTTAAAATGTTCGTCCTGTGGCTCCCAGTCTCCACAGCACTCTGACGTCTGTCCGAACACGCCTGCCTCGCATTTGGCTGAGGAGATGTCTGAGATGCACTCCGAGTACTCTGATTCCAGCTGTG AAAACGGAACATACTTCTGTAATGAATGTGACTTAAAGTTTGCAGAGGAGGAAGCCTTGAAACGCCACACGCTTCAGATCCATAGCGACAAGCCATACAAATGTGATCGTTGCCAAGCAGCATTCCGCTACAAGGGAAACCTTGCCAGTCACAAAACCGTTCACACCG GAGAAAAACCGTATAGATGCAATATCTGCGGGGCTCAGTTCAACAGACCTGCTAACCTCAAAACCCACACACGAATTCACTCAGGAGAAAAGCCATACAAGTGTGAGACATGTGGAGCTAGATTTGTACAG GTTGCTCACCTTCGTGCTCATGTTCTGATTCATACCGGAGAAAAGCCATATCCATGTGAAATCTGTGGCACCCGCTTTCGCCATCTGCAGACTCTTAAGAGTCACCTGCGAATACACACAGGAGAAAAGCCCTATCAT TGTGAAAAATGCAATTTGCATTTTCGCCACAAGAGCCAGCTTCGGTTACACCTCCGTCAGAAGCACGGGGCAATCACCAACACCAAGATCCAATATCGCATGTCTTCAACAGAGCTACCGAGGGACTTGACGAAGGCCTGCTGA
- the LOC127654257 gene encoding B-cell lymphoma 6 protein homolog isoform X1, with protein MQEVSRKALPDLEKMACAADSCIQFTRHASDVLLNLNRLRSRDILTDVTIMVNRQQFRAHKTVLMACSGLFYSIFTDSHKCNLNAISLDPKVDPEGFAILLEFMYTSRLALKESLIMAIMNTAIYLQMDHVVDTCHRFIKSSDSSIKLPREDFLVSPLLLPQDVHSYRHHEVVDNISGRAATFRDGRPYGVCMFNGVNSPNSSYLYGQFPMQGFPFPFCKLTDSKNTFSDYSKGGIIHHKHCSPADGNNPVLADFTRNTTSGSANACHTGLYSSRELGRDEEMKREMLEGVVQSIGMSFRKHGFSSLAQEQQRETGKEQSFIAEEHLSHQHYSMGMSSNGRKGLMSSPQSPLKSDCQPNSPTESSSSKNAALTQASQPLSSQGTQDPKARNWKKYKFIVLNQSSKEEETSPQNPGMHSPQRPVLSGFLPHTDPEHPDLKATTKISDQGEDFAVPQASRLNNIINRTLEGSQRNSDRRSSLYISHLKCSSCGSQSPQHSDVCPNTPASHLAEEMSEMHSEYSDSSCENGTYFCNECDLKFAEEEALKRHTLQIHSDKPYKCDRCQAAFRYKGNLASHKTVHTGEKPYRCNICGAQFNRPANLKTHTRIHSGEKPYKCETCGARFVQVAHLRAHVLIHTGEKPYPCEICGTRFRHLQTLKSHLRIHTGEKPYHCEKCNLHFRHKSQLRLHLRQKHGAITNTKIQYRMSSTELPRDLTKAC; from the exons ATGCAAGAAGTTTCTAGGAAAGCACTACCag ATCTCGAAAAAATGGCTTGTGCAGCCGACAGCTGCATCCAATTCACGCGTCACGCAAGTGATGTTCTGCTCAACCTGAACCGACTGCGCAGCAGAGATATCCTCACAGATGTAACGATTATGGTCAACAGACAACAGTTTAGAGCACACAAAACCGTCCTTATGGCATGCAG TGGGCTCTTTTACTCAATCTTCACAGACTCACACAAATGTAACCTGAATGCCATCAGTCTGGACCCGAAGGTTGACCCAGAGGGTTTTGCAATACTTCTGGAGTTTATGTACACTTCACGTCTCGCATTGAAGGAGAGCCTCATCATGGCCATCATGAACACCGCCATCTACTTACAGATGGACCACGTTGTTGACACCTGCCACAGATTCATAAAGTCCAG TGACTCCTCCATCAAACTGCCCAGAGAGGATTTTCTGGTCAGCCCTCTGCTTTTACCTCAAGATGTTCACAGTTACAGACACCATGAGGTGGTGGATAACATATCTGGACGGGCAGCAACTTTCAGAGATGGGAGACCCTATGGTGTCTGCATGTTTAATGGAGTCAATTCTCCTAACAGCTCATACCTTTATGGCCAGTTTCCAATGCAaggttttccctttcctttttgCAAGCTGACAGACTCCAAAAACACTTTCTCAGACTACTCAAAGGGAGGTATCATCCATCACAAACACTGCTCACCTGCTGACGGAAATAACCCTGTGCTAGCTGACTTCACCCGCAACACCACCAGTGGAAGTGCCAATGCTTGCCACACAGGCTTATACTCCTCGAGAGAGCTTGGAAGAGATGAGGAAATGAAGCGGGAGATGTTGGAGGGAGTTGTCCAATCAATCGGCATGAGCTTCAGAAAACACGGCTTTAGCAGCCTGGCCCAGGAGCAGCAAAGGGAGACTGGAAAAGAGCAGAGTTTCATAGCTGAGGAACATTTGAGCCACCAACACTACTCTATGGGCATGTCCTCCAATGGTCGCAAAGGCCTGATGAGCAGCCCCCAGAGTCCGCTCAAATCAGACTGTCAGCCAAATTCTCCTACAGAGTCCAGCAGCAGCAAAAACGCTGCACTCACGCAGGCCTCGCAACCTCTGAGCTCTCAAGGTACACAAGACCCTAAAGCTCGCAACTGGAAGAAATATAAGTTCATTGTGCTCAATCAGAGCTCCAAGGAAGAGGAGACCAGTCCACAAAATCCTGGAATGCACTCCCCGCAGAGGCCAGTCTTGTCTGGTTTCCTTCCCCATACTGACCCTGAACATCCAGACTTAAAGGCAACAACAAAGATTAGCGATCAAGGCGAGGACTTCGCTGTGCCTCAGGCCAGTCGCCTCAATAACATTATCAACAG AACTCTGGAGGGATCACAGAGGAACAGTGACAGACGCTCTTCTCTGTATATCAGCCACTTAAAATGTTCGTCCTGTGGCTCCCAGTCTCCACAGCACTCTGACGTCTGTCCGAACACGCCTGCCTCGCATTTGGCTGAGGAGATGTCTGAGATGCACTCCGAGTACTCTGATTCCAGCTGTG AAAACGGAACATACTTCTGTAATGAATGTGACTTAAAGTTTGCAGAGGAGGAAGCCTTGAAACGCCACACGCTTCAGATCCATAGCGACAAGCCATACAAATGTGATCGTTGCCAAGCAGCATTCCGCTACAAGGGAAACCTTGCCAGTCACAAAACCGTTCACACCG GAGAAAAACCGTATAGATGCAATATCTGCGGGGCTCAGTTCAACAGACCTGCTAACCTCAAAACCCACACACGAATTCACTCAGGAGAAAAGCCATACAAGTGTGAGACATGTGGAGCTAGATTTGTACAG GTTGCTCACCTTCGTGCTCATGTTCTGATTCATACCGGAGAAAAGCCATATCCATGTGAAATCTGTGGCACCCGCTTTCGCCATCTGCAGACTCTTAAGAGTCACCTGCGAATACACACAGGAGAAAAGCCCTATCAT TGTGAAAAATGCAATTTGCATTTTCGCCACAAGAGCCAGCTTCGGTTACACCTCCGTCAGAAGCACGGGGCAATCACCAACACCAAGATCCAATATCGCATGTCTTCAACAGAGCTACCGAGGGACTTGACGAAGGCCTGCTGA